TCACATCTCCGTTAACTTTGAGCCAGTCGCGTTTGTCGCCTATAAATGCTCCAGGCGAAACTGAACCGGGCATCGTGGAATATaatatctcttctcttgtaACTCTTGTAACTCTTGTAACACTCGCAAAGTAGCCCTACGATTCTTgaatatatgtgtgtgtgtatgaatattttttgcCCAATGATAATTAGCTCCAACGCTTGTTGTAGTTGAGGGTTCAAATACAATACTGATAAACACTATCCAAAGTGGTTGGTTCTCCTGAAAATGATGTATTATCAATTAAACCACACAAGTGATAAATAGTGTGCGATTCCTGAACCCTACAACTTGAAGATCTTGAGACTCTCTTCCATTTCTATATACTTTTTACAAATGCGTGTCTAATGCGCAGCTTAGCTAGAAGATTCgcattttttgttgatgtcCGAATTAGAGCAAATGTGACAGAAAAGCAATATAACGGAGAACTGTAGCCGATTGTGACGGAACTCTTCGCTCCGATAGACAGAGGCTCAGCCCAAAAGGTATATCATCTGTAATTATTACATGCAACGGGCTGTGAAATGGAAGCTGGGATCGCTGGAGTCGGAGCTGAAACCGGAGCTGAGAAGAGCACGAGCTATTATGACGCATAGGTAGTTAGGTGGTTGGAGCCCCACACTTTTCTATAGGTTGCTCCAGGTTTTCCGAGTATTTGCATATTCTATTATTGTCAGCCGTAAGTCATGCTGCTATACGGTCTGTTatggatatatatacacatatacacTAGGAAGAGAGCCTAGACAGTAAGAGAGTGTTCTTCGAACTGCTTAGTACAATCTGTAAGCTGGACCCATGGTAGACTTGATGACCAAGGAACCGACGTTTTGccagttcttcttcaacaaggAAACCAAGAAGTTAACAGCCATCAAGATTTGGTTGACCAAGGTGTCTTCGTCCATTTCGACGTTACCGACGGCAACAGCCAAACACAAgaccttcttcaattggaaCTTGATGGTGGACTTAACATCGTTGACCTTAGCGTACAAGTCATCGTTGTGGGAGACTGGGGTTGGGAACTTACCAGCCTTGGACAATTGAGGACCCAAGAGTCTTGGAACTTGCTTGATCAAGACTTCGGAAGCGACGAAGGCAGAGTACTTCTTAGCCAACTTCTtaatcaacttcttgttcttgttcaacttcttcaaatcttcAACGGACATAGCGTCGACACCACAGGACTTAGCTCTGTCAACATCGAAAGCATCACCGAAGATACAGATGGACAAGTTTGGTCTTGGGCAGACTGGCAACTTCAAAGTACCAGAGAAACGCTTGTCTCTTTGAGGGTCGTAGTTCTTCAAACCGACTTGCAATTCAACGGTTTCCAAGaagtttctcttcttggtttCGTTGGAGTACTTCAACAACTCCTTAACGTGTTCTCTAACTTGAGAGGAAGTGATCTTGGACATTTTTATGTTAATGCTAGATGGGGTGAGAGTCTTCCAAAAGTATTTGGTGGTCCGTTAAATAGGCTTGCGACTATGCCCTCTTATGAAAATATACACAAGCAAAAATACATGGTAAAAGATAATATTTACCTAACAAAGTGTACAACAACTGGTAATGTTCGCTTGTGATGTTTCTAAAtcttattttattgtatgcCTGACATGGCCTGTCGCCtcgaaatttttcagtgaatttttttttttttgcgaGTCTCATTCTGTTACGGGACTGTTATTTCCCTTTTCGGGTAATGGACTTTTCCCAATGATAATTACCACAGTAGGCAATTATCGTTTTGAAACAAAatgtgtttttgttgagaAATGCAATCACTGTGGTGAGTGGGTGTCACTAATATCATGTGATACCCACGTGACTACTTACCTCTTTTCCGTCGTCTCTCTCAATGACAAGAACGAGCGGTCAATGCATAAAGTCAAATGTGaaatgcgatgagctagtAGGTAGCTGACTAGTGCAAGAAATGGAGGTTCAAGGTTACGTTCAGCTCTTTCAAGAGGGCAAAATGGATTAAAATCAAGAAATAGAGGTCTGAATATCTATTATAGCAATGTTAAGCTCATTGGTAGTGCCTCGTGTGCCGAATTATAGGccttttgtttctcttACTTTACGGCTGGTACGGCATAACTCCAATTCCCAGAACAGATGGCTAGCAAGACAGAAGAATGATCATTTTACAAAGGCAGCTAAGGAACAACAGTTCCGATCCAGAGCTGCTTTCAAGCTAATGGACATTGATGATAAATACAAgttgatgaaaaagaagcacAAGGTATTGGATCTGGGGTTTGCTCCAGGTGCGTGGTCACAAGTTGCAAGGAAGCGTGTCGGTCCTGAAGGCATGATAATGGGTGTGGATTTACTCCGTTGTCCTCCACCCAAAGGAGTTTTCTCGATACAAGCCaatattctttcaaagaagactCATGAGCTTATCAGATTCTGCTTTGCACGTCACATTCAATTGAATAAACACGATGAGTTGCATAAAGATCATGGGTACTTCCAGCATATGTTGgaggaagaattgaacCATGTGCGGGAGTCAGAAGAGTACAAAGAGCTTTTTTCGCAGGCTGATGTTAGCAACAGTGTCGAAAGGTACCCTGTCGATGTTGTTTTAAGCGATATGATGGCCAACACCACAGGGGTGTCTATTAAAGATCACTACATGTCAATGGACTTATGTGATGCTGCATTGATTGCTGCTATAGATTTATTGAAACCAGGAGGTTCGTTTGTTTGTAAATTATACGCTGGTAGTGAGGATAGTTTGCTAGAATCGCGGTTAAGGAAAGTGTTCAGAAAAGTTGATAGATTTAAACCTCATGCTTCTAGAAATGAGTCGAAAGAGTTGTACTTTATAGGACGAGAAAAACTAGCCAAGGTTGACAAATTAAAAGTGTTCTTAGAGGAGTGATTTTCaactttgttttgttcattGTAGGTGTTAATTGTCGATTATGTTTCTATTAATCATTTAGTTtcatgtaaatatatatatatatatataaacgtattttaaaaaaaaaatgtcgGTCTGGTTATGAGTTAACCAAGTTTGCAgagctttttttttagatgGTAATGTACACATGAGTCAAAGTGATTGACTACTCCTTACTCTTCAGCATCAGTAAATTTCTCAGGGACTTCATCGGTatctttttcctctttttcctctttttcctcttgttcTGCTTCGGCttccttggtttcttcaactACTTTCTCCGTCTCTActtgctcttcttcatttgttttttcttctgcttctatTTCTTCCTTTCCGTCCTTTGGAGTATCAAGGTCAACTAAAGTCTGAGGTTCCCTAGATGGAAAACCCTCAGTTTCTCCAATAATACCGATCCTTTGGGCAATACCTGCCTTGCCGTCTTTTAATAGGGTTTGCTTCCATATATCCACAACCTCGTTGACACCAGCATCTGGTTCGCCGTATGTCAAACTCAATAGTGCAGCTTCTGGAACCCTGCCAGATTTCAATAGTAGATTTTTTGCTCCAGTAACATCACCAGCAACCCAGTAAGCATTGAAAGCTAAGTTGAACTTACCTGAAGTTTCTGCATTCTTTCCCAATGAAATTAACTCCTGTTTATTGTTAAACGATGAGTACAGTAGGAAAAGAGATTCTAGATCGTTGGCCCTCTTATAACATTGCAAAGCTAGAGTGAAgttgaattttttcaatGCGGCATCACCCAACTGAATCCATCTGTTTTCACTTTCCTGTTCTGATAATATTTCTTCGGCTAGGGAAAGTTTTCCTAGTTTTAGAGCTAAGTCAAACTTTTGTTCAGCATCTGGAGAGATTTCAAGAGCATCTTCGAATAAATCTTGGCCCTCCAAAAATCTAGAGATTCTGAGCAAGTTCTCTTTACCTTGGACATTTGGTAACACAGTAGACTTAGCTTCTGCTAATTCACCTCTTAAAACTAAAGTTTCGAACTCCAAAACGTCAATAGATATTTCATAACCATAGACATGGATGTCTTTATCAGCCAAATACACCTTATCATCTCTAGGCAAATAACCCAATAAGTACATCTGTTTGTCGAAATGAGCTAAGTTGTAAATCTTACCACCGACAAAGTAGTTTAATCTATTTGTTGGTGTTGTAAAGATAAACACGTCTCCAACCCATTTTCCTGATGTGATTCCCTCTGAAACTTCGTATAGAACATCAAAGGAGTCTTCTACACCATCTTCGTCAATGTTACCGGATGCTAATGCTTCATCATATGCATCCTTGTTGAATAGTAAAGCATAAGCACTGGCTTCTTCATTAGAGTCAGCGTCACGATCTTTATTGATTATCATTACTAATTCTCCATTCTCAGACCAAACAACATCCTTTGCATCCACATCGATTCTCTTTACTAAACTACCAGATTCCCAATCGAAGAAGTAAGTGAATCCATCGGCTTTAACACCTAATAATGAACCAGGgaataatttttcaatgcCATATTCAAGAGGGATCGACCAGGATGTCActttattgttgtttttaaAGTATGCTACGGATCCTGATTCTTCAATTATCGCAAAACTATTGGAATCTGGCCCCCAAACAAAGTCATGACACTTACCAAATCCTTTGTTTCTCCAGGATAAAGCAGTGTATATGATGAATTGGTCGTCACCCACAACTGCAACAAATCTTCCGTTTGGAGAATGCTTCAAACTTTGAGGGAAAACATCAATGTAACCCAATTCTTTACTTTGTAAAGGAAGGGCACCACCttcttccacttcttcATTGCCTCTAATAATGGCGGAGAAAACATCTGTAACAAAACCTTTGCCACCAGTATAGACCAATTTTCCCACTGGATCTAAGGAGAGCTTAGGTTGGTCATCACCCAGTGATAATACAGTAAAACCATCGTCAAACCCAGAGGCTATATAGTTGCACTTTCCGGATGGGTGAGTTGCGATACACCAACTTCTTTCAAGACCAATATTTAAGGTTTTCTCTAACCTATAGGTGTTGGCAttccaaatcttcaaaGTACCATCTTCAGAGCCCGAAATAATGATAGGTAGAGTAGGATGGAATACGGCATATGATACATTAGCCATATGACCCTGTAGAGTAGCAACTTCTGATTTTGTTTGGTAATCCCAGATCTTGATAGTACCATCATCAGAAGTAGTGATCAAGTAAGGCTTATCTTGAAGAGGATAATAGTCCACGTAGTTTACACCTTTTGTTTCGTGGGCTTTTAAGGTGAAGTTTGGAACGTCTTGACCAATAGACCAAACCTTTACGGTATGATCCAAACACCCAGAAGCAAATTGGTTAGGATCCTTAGGGTTGAAAGCAACAGACATCACAAAGTGTTCATGACCAGTGAAAGTTTGTTCGCAAGCCCAATTCTTCTCCCAGTTCCACAACTTGACAGTCAGATCATCAGAACCAGTTAATACGAAAGGTCTCGTAGGGTGCACAGCAATGGAACGGATATAGTCTGGGTGCGCTTCAAATTCAGTTACTTTTTCACCAGTGTTATAATTGTAAACTCTCAATTTGAAATCATCAGAGCCCACAACAACCCAATTTTTCCTGGCAATAAATCTACCAGCTCTTACAGGAGCATCACACAATGGAATGGATCTCACTTGAGTTTGGGTTTCGTAATTCCATATCTCGATTTTCCCCGAGTATAGTGTAATTAGAACCCAAGGCTCTTCGGGGTGAAAGTCAATACCTTTCACCCTATCAGTTCTTGTACTGAAAGTTTTCTGATGAAATTAATTAAAGAATCCAAATATGTTAGTAATTGAGCACTCAAAATGTGGAAAAGACACTGTTCAAGGTAGTCCATATAATTTTTCTACCATGGTTTCGTGTTTTCAACGAAACAAGAGACTTTGAATAATTGAAGGAAAGGTCCTCTCCACTTAAAAAGATATCCTTCGGAAAGATATCTCACAATTGTTTACATACGCGAATATCCAATTTCATCTTTGGACTTGTGGTTGCTTATAGGCTACTTCTTCGTGTTTATAATTTCAATGATGTGTTCATAGTATATATCCTATTATAGATCAAATTCCCCTTTCAACgttttgatgttttttttttcaaaatttcaaaagcaGGGTAATACTAATTTTAACGACAGTGTCGATGTCAGCGTCAGATATAATATTATCCAAGGTGCAATAAGCAATGCTATGATCCATAAACAAGAAAGGAAGTCCCAACTTACTCTATCTTCTAGATCATCTGGAAACATGTTTGTGTCAAtagtttttcttcctctttttaaactttgttttcttaACGCCAAGAATTTGAGGCTAAAAAGGTGTTAGAACTGTTATTTTCGAATTAATTAGTAACATTGATATCGTTTGTGGCCGGGGAAAATGAATTGTATTAGATGTTGGAGAATTATTCTAGTAACAGTAATATATGTGTCATCAATTGTTACTGGTTTATCCATTCTTCCAGTTTATACTATAGATAAAGCATGTTTTGCTGGGTCTGATTCCATGAATGTGAATGTGAAGAAAACTTTTGAGATGTGGAGTGGATCAGAGATACCGATTAGCCAATTACCAGGAGATACTAAACTTTTTACTGGTTTCAAGTTTCACAGAGTTTTCAGCTTCCATCAATTGTTTCGAGGAAATGGGAAAGCGTTGAAAATTACCTACTGTAAAGAAGGGAAAGAGGTTTTCCAGACGGAGAAAGATATTGCCCATGATGGCGATGATTGGGAACGTCCTTGgtgtttctttgaagatgGGAATGAGAGTGTGGAGAATATTGAAAGTTTTCATTGTTTAAAGATTGCAAGGAGGAAAAAGTATGCAATAAGGCCCtttgatatttttattCCTTATACTTGGATTGGAGGTCTCTTTTATTGCAATATatcagaaaatgaaaaaatttcaattcttacgaaaaaagggaaagaagaacctTTTAAGTCTTACAGTGGATCTCCAATATGTACCTTGGATAACTCCATCCCTATCGAACCATTGTATGCTTCTCTTACTACCTCTTCCTATAATGAAATTGTTTCTAAAAAACTAGTCCCATTCATTACATTATTATCCAAACGTAAGACAAAAACTTACATTCCATATTTACAATCTCCTAACCTATGTTCTAAAGATCTTAATATCACTTCAgcttcttttgaagaaagtaCTAAAGGACCAAAATCATTAAACCGTGGGTACAAAGTAGATACTAAAGATTTAGTTCTGGAATGGTATTCATTTGGCCAAAACAGTACCAGCTCCAACACCCAAGCTAAATGGTTTAGAGAAATTGAAGTAGATGAGAAGTATAAAtataatcaagaagatcatTTTATGCTCACCCTGGCGACGAACAAACTTCGCAGCATAATAACACCTTTTGTAGAGCCCTCGGCTCAAGATATTGAAgagctttcttttccttggaAAACGATAAATAGAATTATCGAGACAAAAATATGGAAGACCTTTGGCATCACGGATAAACTACTAACATTGAATGCACAAGATATTCTAGATAAGTGTGAAGcttttttaaaattttgGGACAACTTGCATTTagacgatgaagaattcACTTATAAATATTCTGATATTCAAAAGTAACGGTAATAAGCAAAGCTTCAAATTTGATGATTTAAGAAAttatacttatatatatgtgcatgtatatatattgaaagGTACTCGAAGGGGGAAATGTTTTAGTATTTTATCTACAATTTGTAGTAGGAACCATTATTATGTTGAAAGATATCCGTAGAAGAAGTGGCATTCACATCCGCGTTGCCATCCAAATTTACGCTCTCGTTATTTATTGATGCAGTTCGACGAGGAGAACGTGTCGGTGTTACTTGACCTGGATCCAGTGTGAAGTCAAAATCACTACTGTTGTCTATTAGTCTATTTTCTGCTCCTGAACCCCTACTTGTAACACGAGGATATGATTTCGACATTGGTTCTGTTGAATTAGATGAAGATCCTGGTGACAGTGTTCCTGCATTAGAAATAGATTTTccatttgatatttttgatgaCGTGGACTTGTTCCTTCTGATAGACATTTTGCGGAACAATTTGTCCTTTAGAGAGTGTTTTCTGCTGACAGATTGTTCATTTTTTAGACTTAAGAACTTTTCATCGTCAACTGAGCCACTGCTCGATTCTGTAGTTCTATTACCTTGTGTTGCCAGAAGTTCTTGCCAGTCACCATCGTGATCCTTTGCCACAGTACCAAGCGCCATAAGTTCTTCGGCGACAGATTTATCTAGAGCACCAACAGTTGCTGTTTGTCTTTGGAATGATGTTCTATCATCATTAGCCGGCTTGAATCTAACATCTGGGTTCTTCGAGAATAGAACAAAGCCCACATATACtagaatcatcatcaataaGATTAGAGAGAAAGCGGcattcaaaatgaaaaataccCACGCCATAATAGAGCCCACAGGGTAAGGTTGGTTAAATAATCCagagaaaaataagaataagaaaGAGTTAATCAACGTGACGGTTGAAATTAGGATATTCATAATATTTGTAGCACGATCCAAATATGGTTTGTACTTTATTAGAGCAATGAAGTATGCCAAATCGAATATGAAGATGGCAAGGGCTTGTGTTTTACCTGAGCTTTGAGCAAAAGCAATGAAAAGCCCTCTAATGAAATTGTAACCCATGATAACACATGACCAGTAGTAATAATCAGCGGAAAACATAGTGTAGAAGAAACCATACTTGTGTAACACTCTTTGGTCACCATATAAGATTGCGGCAGGATTGTTGTGCTTAGCAATCGATCTTTTAGCAAAAAATATGGTTCTGTAAGAGGCATAAGCAATGATACCATAGACCATGACAAGGAACAAACAACTTAGAGTAATGACTGCTGCTGAATCTCTTTGAACGAACTCCCAGAAACATAAGATGGTGATTTGGATGAAACCGATATAAATGTAACGCATTAAGGCCCCTTTCAGAATTGCCTTCCAGTTCTTTCTGAAATCGATAAACCTTGAGTTTTTAATCCAACCTGCTCTAATGGATAACTCAATAGCATATTTTGTACAGATGATTAACCCAAATAAGACGTAACCGCATAAAACAAAGAAGGTTAATCCTGTAGGGACAATAGAAGTCACTTCAATATGAGCACTGTAACCTAGACGTTTGATACCTCTGAAAATTAAGACATTTGAATTACCCTTTAGAACGTCATGGGAACGTTTGTATAGCCAGGAATTCTCAACGAATTCAAGGGATCTTTGCACCAAGACAGATATGGTTTTTGAAGTCAAATATAAGGTTGGAGTACCACCTGTGGACTGGACGTACCATCTGAAGATCTTTTGCATGAAGCTCACACGAATCAAACCCATTGACCACATCAAGTTCTCCGACCAAGCGGCTGCGATTGGTGGAAGGGTCTCAACGTGCTGCATGGCAAACACAGCGACAGATTGGAAGTATAAGAAAAGTGACATGGTGTTTGCAGCGACGTGGGAAGCGGCATTAGAGTTACCAAACGCCGATAACAAAGCAGAAGTCAACAAACCGAGACCTGCAATGACAGCAGTGACCCATTTGACACCTGGCTGGGACACTGTCTTACCATTAGTGAAGAAAGCCTGGATGCAGCCAATAACTTCGGACGAGCCACGGTGCATGACATTCATTTTTAGGTACGCATCAATATCTGGGACCTGGTATGCGATACCGGGAATCATGTCCTTGTAATGTTTTGAAATGTACTGGATGGAGTCAATTTCAATGACACCAGGGTATAGGGGACAAAATTGTTTCCAGTTCGAATCACATGGATCGATAACCTTGTTGATGACTCTGAACCCATATGCGTATACTTCAGCTTGTGCCACGACATATCCGTTCACTTCTGTAGTGATATCCAAGGTATAATGCAACGAACTGTCGTCTGGATTGAACACAACATCAAAACTGTTCGCTGTCAACTGTGAGTTATCCATACATGTCACAAGCGATGTAGCAACCAAATTACGCTTCGCTGAAGCACTTGCTATAAGGAAACATAGCAGTATCCAACATTTGGCTAGAAAATCTTTCATAATCATGCTTTCggtatgtatatatgatatgattCAAACGCAAAAGTACAATAAAAACAGCGCAGAAAAGCCACTAACGAATAGCTCTCTTTCTATACTCTCTTTTTATTCAGTCTTCGCAACTTCGTTCAGTCTAACTAAACCAACGCAAATAAAAGAAAGCCACGAGGTATCCTTCTATTTCTATTCCAAATGGCTGTTTATTTATAAAACGGATCAGATAAATGATTGGGAAGttatgaaaaaaaacaaaataaaactcAGTATACAGCAAATATTGCAAATAAACAATGCCTTATTACTGTCAACTCTCGCTATACCTTATACTGAAAAGCCTTTGTGCCGTTTTTTAtcgccttttttttctctctcttcgCACCTTTTCCGCTCTTAAAAACATTAAGGCTAAAATAAGACTGAAgagtattattatatatttttacaTATTATATCgtcattcttcttcgtttgttttttttcttttctatttttttgatcTGCCAGAATCTGGCCAAGCTATCTGtagggaaaaagaaaggtaAAGAAATGTTCTACTGTTGAAGGGTTACCCGGTGAGACTCGttctttcttccctttCCCCCCTCATTCTGCCCCAGACGCATGGATGTTTGGCTCGGAGTGGCTGACTACGCTTTGTAGTGGCTGTTCTTGCAGTCTATAGTTgcatttttatttatttttttcttgttctgtTTAGCTTAAGGTTGTATTTTGAATAACTACGTAATTGGTTGATAAACAGTGTACcacagaaaaagagagaggtTGAAGATTACAGATTAAAGATTAAAGATTAACAACTGATTTACATACGTGCACTGCTTACGTTCAGGGATGAGCGTTTGAATATATCGGGCCACGTGTGCTTGATAACGTCAAAAAAGTCCGAGCAGTAGTGGACTTGCAAGTTGGTCTTCTCGTGTAGTATACGTAGTTCGGGATATGTCGTATCCATGTACAATTTGTACTGTTGCTCGTTTTCCGTTGCAAGAGCCTGGACAATGTCGGAACGATTTCCTGCAGGGATTAGAACGTGTTGCATATTGTACAATTGTGCACCCAAGAGCTTTTCCTTGACACCGCCTATTGGAAGCACTTTGCCTCGTAATGTCATTTCTCCTGTCATGCATATCTTTGGGGAGACCGGCCTTTGCAAAGCGCACGATAGGATTGCTAGAGTGATTGCGACACCGGCACTGGGTCCGTCTTTGGATACTGCGCCCATGGGCACATGGAGGTGGTATTCTGACGACAAGAATTCTTGGATCTGCTTCTGGTCGAGGATGGGAATTAGTCCTCGAAGCAAGATATGTCTTACGAAACTTGTCGCAAGCCTTATTGATTCTTCTAGGATGCTGCCCAAATTTCCTGTGGTATTGATGTGGGGGCCGCTGGCATTGGAACCGTTAGCAATGTCGTCTGAATTGGTTTTGATAACTTCGAAGACTAGTACGCTCCCAGTGCCGTCAGAGTTGTACGATAGCCCATTTACGATGCCAAAGCTCTCAGAGTGCTCGGTTGGCGCAAGAATGTCCTCGGAAATCGGGTGTCTTGCAAGTCCAAGGTACCTGTAGAGGTCTTCCTTTTTCACCTCACCCTTTATCTCCTTATTGGTGAAGTACTCCATTACTTTGCCTCTAACGATTGCGCtcaattttctttccaagCCACGTACCCCGGGCTCCCGTGTATACTCAAGTACTACACTGTTCCAGGCATCTGAGCTCAAGCATAATTTTGGTATCCCCTTGACAGCATCTAGACCATTGGCTTTAATCTGTTTCGGAAGTAAGAACTTCGATCCTATCATGATCTTTTCCTCAGGCGTATAACCAGGAATTTCAATCACCTCCATTCTGTTCAACAACGGCTCGCTGATGCCCTCTAGCTCGTTTGCAgtacagaagaagagaatcTGCGAAAGATCGATGGGGAATCCAACGTAATGGTCTGTAAAGCTGGAATTTTGTTCTGGGTCCAAAACTTCCAACAAGGCCGATCCTGGGTCACCATTTATCCTGTTTCCATACCCACCCACTCCGCCGCTTGTCACTTTGTCAATCTCATCCAAAAGAATCAATGGGTTCATTGTGCCAGCCTTTCTTAGCGCATTTACGATCAATCCACACATGGAACCAACATACGTACGTCTGTGGCCTCGGATTTCTGCTTCATTATGAATACCTCCGAGGGAAATCCTCTGAAACTTACGCCCCAACACATCAGCAACACTCTTCGCAATTGAGGTTTTCCCAACTCCAGGTGGTCCTACTAGAAGTAATATAGGAGATTTCCTTAACTTTCTCGAGTTTTGTAACTGTTCTTTGCTCACTGCCTCCGTCAGTTCCGATAGTTTCAAAACACTGAGATATTCAATTAACCTGTATTTTACGGACTGCAACCCATAGTGATCTGAATTCAATTTGGCTTTAGATTGCATTAAATCTATCGTTTCTCTGCTCAACGTTTTGCCAAATGGAATATCCataacaatatcaaagTAATTTCGTAACACCTGGTAATCGGCGTTTTGCGCTGTCATTTTACTAAATCTCATAAAATCCTTCCTTAAAAGCTTTATACCATCTGGATGAACCCCTTTCTTATCGAGGGAATTGATAAAACCCTTGATCTGTTCTATCTCATCTTTAGCATCAGATCCagaatcaaaatcatcTGGTTTACTTTCTGGAGAATTGGAAGATGCTTTTCGACCGGTAGGAATTCCATTCTTTGGCGTCGGTTTTAACGTTGGACTTGAGTTGCTTCTCTTGATATCATCGATGTAGAAACGTAATGCTCTCAATTGActtgaaatcaaaattgatttttcaatatttggTGAATCTGAAAAGTGTTGGTTTATATACTCGATTCCATCATCAAGTTTCTGGAATAACTGTTGCAATTCTTGGAtcgaattgaaaaataGGGCTGATCTTTCCTTTAGTTTCTTGGTTGCAAGAAAGTCAAGCCTCTGTTTTAAGGTCATTGGT
This genomic interval from Kluyveromyces marxianus DMKU3-1042 DNA, complete genome, chromosome 4 contains the following:
- the RPL10A gene encoding 60S ribosomal protein uL1 yields the protein MSKITSSQVREHVKELLKYSNETKKRNFLETVELQVGLKNYDPQRDKRFSGTLKLPVCPRPNLSICIFGDAFDVDRAKSCGVDAMSVEDLKKLNKNKKLIKKLAKKYSAFVASEVLIKQVPRLLGPQLSKAGKFPTPVSHNDDLYAKVNDVKSTIKFQLKKVLCLAVAVGNVEMDEDTLVNQILMAVNFLVSLLKKNWQNVGSLVIKSTMGPAYRLY
- the MRM2 gene encoding 21S rRNA (uridine2791-2'-O) methyltransferase encodes the protein MLSSLVVPRVPNYRPFVSLTLRLVRHNSNSQNRWLARQKNDHFTKAAKEQQFRSRAAFKLMDIDDKYKLMKKKHKVLDLGFAPGAWSQVARKRVGPEGMIMGVDLLRCPPPKGVFSIQANILSKKTHELIRFCFARHIQLNKHDELHKDHGYFQHMLEEELNHVRESEEYKELFSQADVSNSVERYPVDVVLSDMMANTTGVSIKDHYMSMDLCDAALIAAIDLLKPGGSFVCKLYAGSEDSLLESRLRKVFRKVDRFKPHASRNESKELYFIGREKLAKVDKLKVFLEE
- the SEC27 gene encoding coatomer subunit beta'; translation: MKLDIRKTFSTRTDRVKGIDFHPEEPWVLITLYSGKIEIWNYETQTQVRSIPLCDAPVRAGRFIARKNWVVVGSDDFKLRVYNYNTGEKVTEFEAHPDYIRSIAVHPTRPFVLTGSDDLTVKLWNWEKNWACEQTFTGHEHFVMSVAFNPKDPNQFASGCLDHTVKVWSIGQDVPNFTLKAHETKGVNYVDYYPLQDKPYLITTSDDGTIKIWDYQTKSEVATLQGHMANVSYAVFHPTLPIIISGSEDGTLKIWNANTYRLEKTLNIGLERSWCIATHPSGKCNYIASGFDDGFTVLSLGDDQPKLSLDPVGKLVYTGGKGFVTDVFSAIIRGNEEVEEGGALPLQSKELGYIDVFPQSLKHSPNGRFVAVVGDDQFIIYTALSWRNKGFGKCHDFVWGPDSNSFAIIEESGSVAYFKNNNKVTSWSIPLEYGIEKLFPGSLLGVKADGFTYFFDWESGSLVKRIDVDAKDVVWSENGELVMIINKDRDADSNEEASAYALLFNKDAYDEALASGNIDEDGVEDSFDVLYEVSEGITSGKWVGDVFIFTTPTNRLNYFVGGKIYNLAHFDKQMYLLGYLPRDDKVYLADKDIHVYGYEISIDVLEFETLVLRGELAEAKSTVLPNVQGKENLLRISRFLEGQDLFEDALEISPDAEQKFDLALKLGKLSLAEEILSEQESENRWIQLGDAALKKFNFTLALQCYKRANDLESLFLLYSSFNNKQELISLGKNAETSGKFNLAFNAYWVAGDVTGAKNLLLKSGRVPEAALLSLTYGEPDAGVNEVVDIWKQTLLKDGKAGIAQRIGIIGETEGFPSREPQTLVDLDTPKDGKEEIEAEEKTNEEEQVETEKVVEETKEAEAEQEEKEEKEEKDTDEVPEKFTDAEE
- the FLC1 gene encoding transient receptor potential ion channel family protein, which produces MIMKDFLAKCWILLCFLIASASAKRNLVATSLVTCMDNSQLTANSFDVVFNPDDSSLHYTLDITTEVNGYVVAQAEVYAYGFRVINKVIDPCDSNWKQFCPLYPGVIEIDSIQYISKHYKDMIPGIAYQVPDIDAYLKMNVMHRGSSEVIGCIQAFFTNGKTVSQPGVKWVTAVIAGLGLLTSALLSAFGNSNAASHVAANTMSLFLYFQSVAVFAMQHVETLPPIAAAWSENLMWSMGLIRVSFMQKIFRWYVQSTGGTPTLYLTSKTISVLVQRSLEFVENSWLYKRSHDVLKGNSNVLIFRGIKRLGYSAHIEVTSIVPTGLTFFVLCGYVLFGLIICTKYAIELSIRAGWIKNSRFIDFRKNWKAILKGALMRYIYIGFIQITILCFWEFVQRDSAAVITLSCLFLVMVYGIIAYASYRTIFFAKRSIAKHNNPAAILYGDQRVLHKYGFFYTMFSADYYYWSCVIMGYNFIRGLFIAFAQSSGKTQALAIFIFDLAYFIALIKYKPYLDRATNIMNILISTVTLINSFLFLFFSGLFNQPYPVGSIMAWVFFILNAAFSLILLMMILVYVGFVLFSKNPDVRFKPANDDRTSFQRQTATVGALDKSVAEELMALGTVAKDHDGDWQELLATQGNRTTESSSGSVDDEKFLSLKNEQSVSRKHSLKDKLFRKMSIRRNKSTSSKISNGKSISNAGTLSPGSSSNSTEPMSKSYPRVTSRGSGAENRLIDNSSDFDFTLDPGQVTPTRSPRRTASINNESVNLDGNADVNATSSTDIFQHNNGSYYKL